In Desulfurococcaceae archaeon MEX13E-LK6-19, the genomic window GAAGATACATCATCTCGAGGAGTCCTTGTACTGTTCGCTCGTCTTGTAGTGGATGCAACATAGTGACTCTTGGATCAAACGCGGCTTCCATAGCTATCTTCGGGTTATACTTCATAGTACAAGAGCCGAGTGGTACAGGACCGTTATCAACACCATAAGTCATTTGTGTCAAGTTAACGAAGTGTCTTAACACCTCTACTTCGCTGAGCTCGGGTAGTTCAGGAGGACTGGATCTTTTTATCTTGTCGGGAAGCTTTATCTCACCAACATACTTCTTTATTTCCTCCTCAATTTCAGGTACAAGGAATCCTATTCTACCAGGAGCACCAAGCTCGTATATTATGGGCTCAGGCCATTTTGCCTGTCTCCACGCCATATTACTCACCTCCCAAGGATCTCCTTGATCGATTCAACCAAGAAATCAATGTCTTGTTTTGTATGAACTTCAGTTACACAATAGAGAGCTGATTCACCGAGCTCAGGATAGTATGGCTTGAGATACAGTCCTCCATGTATCCCCCTCTTGAGTAGTTCTTCGTGTATTGTCTTGTAGTCTACTCCTGCTTCATTGAAGTCCACTACGAACTCCTTGAAGAACTCTGACTTGAATCTCGGTGCTTTAACGCCCGTTATTTCATTGAGCTTCTTTGCGGCATAATGCGACCTGTATAGTATTAGCTCTCCTATCTTCTTGAATCCTTCCTTGCCGAGTAAAGCCATGTAGACAGCTGCTGCTACAGCACATAGTGCCTCGTTGGTACAAATGTTTGATGTAGCTTTTTCTCTACGGATGTGTTGTTCTCTAGTCTGTAGTATCATCGCGAAGGCTCTTTGGTCACCTGTTTTCGTGGTCGTGAGACCCATGATCCTACCGGGCATTTGTCTTATAAACTTCATGTTCCATTTTGTCGCGAAAATACCTAGGTATGGTCCGCCGAAGTTAAGGCCCAGGCCAAGCGGCTGTCCTTCGCCAACAGCTATATCTGCACCAAGTTTACCCGGTGACTCGAGGACACCAAGGCTCATCGGGTCTACTCCAATAATATACAGTGCACCAGCATCATGAGCTATCTCACCTATGTCCTTCGCGTTCTCCTCTATGAACCCGAGGAAGCTGGGGTTCTCAATGTATACGGCTGCAGCCTTTTTGTCGCTTAGCTTGTTCTTCAAATCCTCTAGATCCATTAGCCCTGTTTCCGGGTCATGTTTCACTTTCTCAATCTTGTAGCCATGGGGCCATAGGTAGGAGTTGATTACTTTCTCGTGGAAGGGATTCATAGTTGATGGAACAATTACTTTCTCTTTACCACGATTTACACGGAATGACATGAGGAATGCTTCAGCAGCAGCACTAGCCCAATCATACATTGAGGCGTTGACTACCTCCATATCGAGGAGCTCGGCTATCATGCTCTGGTATTCAAACAATGCTTGCATAAGACCATACGCGATCTCGGGTTGGTACGGTGTGTAAGTGGTCATGAACTCTCCACGTGTTATAATATATCTCACGACAGCTGGTACATAGTGAGGCCACGCCCCGCCTCCGAGGAATGGCGGGGGATTCTTGAAGATCTTGTTTTTATCCAAATACTCCTCAATCTTCCTCTTGACCTCGATCTCGGATAAAGGTCTTCCGAAACCTATCTCTAGTTTATTCCAGTCAACTTTTATCCTCGCCTCCTCGGGTATGTCACTGAAAAGCTCCGAGACATCTTTAACACCAATAGTCTCCAGCATCTTCTTCTTGATTTCATCGGGAGAATTGGGTAACCAGGGATGTTTAACCAAGGATAAGGACCCCCGCGTATACTTACAAATGTATTCTTATATTGGCGAAGCAAAAAGGTGTATCGCTTTATCTCAAGATCCCTAGATAAAACACTTAGACAAGCTAGTATTATAGAATACATTTAATTTCTCTGCAGATAACTATAGTATTGTCAGCCAGAGATAAGGAAGTTCTCTCATGCACTTGTACCTCAAGCTATCAGGTGACCGACACAATGGCTCGTAAAACCCTCTTGTATGATTTTCATGTAGAGAAACTTGGAGCTACCATGGGCGAGTTTGGCGGCTGGGAAGTACCAATGCTCTATAAGAGTGCTATTGAAGAACATATGATCGTTAGAACTGATGTGGGAATATTTGATGTAAGTCATATGGGTAGAATAAGGTTCCGTGGACCTGATGTAATGGAGCTTATACAGTATCTTTACACGAAAGACATGAAGAAAGTCAAGGAAGGATGGATGAGTGGTCCAACACTAGCTCTCAATCAATGGGCTCGTGTTAAAGACGATGAAATGCTCTACAAGATCAGTGATGAGGAGTGGCTTGTAGTAGCCAATGCCCCCTATAGGGAGAAGATGATAAATTACTTCAAGAAGGTTATCGAGGAGAAGAAGCTGAAAGTCGAAGTAGAGGATCTAACGTTTAACCTCGCTATGATAGCTATTCAGGGGCCCAAGGTAGAAGAGGTCTTCGAAAAAGTTGGAGCAAAAGAATTCAACGACCTACACACACTCGAGTTCCGTTACAACACAGTTTTCGCTGGCGAGAAAATATTCTTGATAAGCAGGAGCGGATGGACTGGTGAAGACGGCTTCGAGATCTGGGCGGAACCCCCAGCAATGATAAGGATATACGAGAAGCTCTTGGAGGCAGGAGCAAAACCCGTTGGTACAATAGCTAGAGACACTTTGAGGATAGAAATGGGTTTCGTACTAGGAGAACACGAGTACGGTGAAGACCCAACAAGATTCCCCAACGCGATCTCGCTCAGGTACGGACTAGGAGCTATAGACTGGCATAAACACGGTTTCGCGGGAGAAGAAGCGTTAAGAGCATATCGTAGAGAAGGCGTTAAATGGATCAGGGTAGGATTGAGGTTCAGAAAGAAAGACGGTAGAGTTGTCCCGAGAACAGGGTATAAGATCTATATCGATGACGTTGAAGTAGGCTGGATAACAAGTGGAACATACTCGCCATACCTTAAGAGAGGTGTGGCACAGGCATACATTGAAGCACCGTATGCGGTCTTCGGAGAGACCGTAGAAGTACAGATCAGGAATAAGAGGTATGAAGCGAAAATAGTAGACTTCCCATTGGTTCCAGGCAGGCCAGTTGTTAAATAACAAATAAATTTTTACAATGATAAAATTAACTATGTGTCCCCGTGTCCTTGGGGGTGATGTATGTGTCCGAGATAGTCGTTGAAGTTAAGAAAAAGAAGTATATCATCAAAACCGATCGTAAATACACAAAAACAGATGAATGGGCTAAACTCGAGGACGGCAAGATTCGTGAAGGAATAACTGATTACGCTCAAAAAGAGCTCAAGGATATTGTAGGTATTGAGTTACCTGAAGTCGGGAAAGAGGTTAAGAAAGGAGAAGTCATAGGTGTGATCGAGTCAATCAAGGCTACAGCAGATCTATACGCTGCTGTCTCCGGTAAAGTAGTTGAAGTAAACGAGAAACTTCTTGATCAGCCGGAGTTACTGAACACAGACCCCTATGGTGAAGGATGGATCCTGATTATAGAGCCCAGTGACCCCAAAGAATACGATGAACTTATGACTCCAGAACAATACGCCGAACATATTAAGAAACACGCTGAAGAAGGTCATTAGATCTTTTCTTAATTTCAGATCTTTTTTATTACAAAAATATCTTAAGAAAACGTATAACTATGTTTCATTTCATACTACTTTCATCATAACTATGTTATTGTAATCGACTACCACACGGATGTAACTCCTTAACATATTGTCGACAACAGGATCTCCAGTATCTACACGGAGAACCTTTAGGTTCTGGAGTTTCCTGCGGGTAGCCACAACAATGATATTCTTTTTACCCCCGATTCGTTTGATTACTTCTGGAGAGATCTGTTGGTTTCCTCTACCAAATATGAATCCCTGGCCACCTATTGGTGTCACAATTATTTTTGCCTTGGGATACTCGTCTAAAAGCTTAAGGATGCTTTTTTCATCAAGGTCTTTTCCAACGAGTTTACCGTTGTATACAGCATCTACTCCAAGTACAGTTTTCTCGACTCCAAGCACGTCAGCTATTGCTTTAACCGTCGTCCCAGGGCCAAGAATATACAATGTATCCGGCTCCATTTCCTCTACAATAGCTCTTGCTATCGCCTTCTTGTTGTCTTCCTCGTCAGCAGTATCAATGCTGGGCTGTTTACCTGGTTGAACTAGATCCCTTACGACAGGTGTCTTCATGTAACCATATAGTCTTATTCGTAGTTCATCTCTTCTAAAAGCCTCTTCATCAATATCAAGTACTTCCTCCTCTACAACAGTGGCTTCACCACGTGCAAAAGCCTCAACTATCTTGGCGGCAGCGACAGGATTGACAGCAAAAACACCACTATATACTTTAACACCACTAGGGACGCCCAGGACAGGAATCTTTTGGTCAATAGCATCCATTACATCACGAGCAGTACCATCACCACCAACAAAAACAAGTAGGTCAATACCCTTGTCAAGCATTTCCCTAGAGATCCTCTTAGTATCCTCAGCAGAAGTCTCGCTACCAGTTATACTCCCGACAACCTCTACCACTTTATCTCTATGCCTAGTCTTCGACACAATATCCCAGCCCATAGGCCCAGGCGCAACATACAAAGCTATATCATCCAGCGTTAGACTCTCAAGAAACACACGTGCTCTCTCTGGAGAAACAGGTTTAGCACCCTTCTTCAAAGCAATCCTATATGCCTCACCATCAGTACCCTTAAGCCCTACACGACCCCCCATACCAGCAATAGGATTAACAATAAAACCAAGCCTAATACCCATTAAACAGCACCTAAACACTTATCCAGACAAATTAAATAATAAAAGAACTAATTTTAGCTATTCTATCTTCATTGTATAGTCACCTTATCAGTAATTAGACAAAAGTGATCAATATTAATAATTAATAATGATTCAATTATTACGTTAATCAGCACCGATTGTCTTCTTCACCTTGTCCGCATAGGACGCCTTCATCATCGTGTTCTACTATCTATTAGCATTATTTTAATACTTGCTTGCA contains:
- the gcvPA gene encoding aminomethyl-transferring glycine dehydrogenase subunit GcvPA; the protein is MVKHPWLPNSPDEIKKKMLETIGVKDVSELFSDIPEEARIKVDWNKLEIGFGRPLSEIEVKRKIEEYLDKNKIFKNPPPFLGGGAWPHYVPAVVRYIITRGEFMTTYTPYQPEIAYGLMQALFEYQSMIAELLDMEVVNASMYDWASAAAEAFLMSFRVNRGKEKVIVPSTMNPFHEKVINSYLWPHGYKIEKVKHDPETGLMDLEDLKNKLSDKKAAAVYIENPSFLGFIEENAKDIGEIAHDAGALYIIGVDPMSLGVLESPGKLGADIAVGEGQPLGLGLNFGGPYLGIFATKWNMKFIRQMPGRIMGLTTTKTGDQRAFAMILQTREQHIRREKATSNICTNEALCAVAAAVYMALLGKEGFKKIGELILYRSHYAAKKLNEITGVKAPRFKSEFFKEFVVDFNEAGVDYKTIHEELLKRGIHGGLYLKPYYPELGESALYCVTEVHTKQDIDFLVESIKEILGR
- the gcvT gene encoding glycine cleavage system aminomethyltransferase GcvT translates to MARKTLLYDFHVEKLGATMGEFGGWEVPMLYKSAIEEHMIVRTDVGIFDVSHMGRIRFRGPDVMELIQYLYTKDMKKVKEGWMSGPTLALNQWARVKDDEMLYKISDEEWLVVANAPYREKMINYFKKVIEEKKLKVEVEDLTFNLAMIAIQGPKVEEVFEKVGAKEFNDLHTLEFRYNTVFAGEKIFLISRSGWTGEDGFEIWAEPPAMIRIYEKLLEAGAKPVGTIARDTLRIEMGFVLGEHEYGEDPTRFPNAISLRYGLGAIDWHKHGFAGEEALRAYRREGVKWIRVGLRFRKKDGRVVPRTGYKIYIDDVEVGWITSGTYSPYLKRGVAQAYIEAPYAVFGETVEVQIRNKRYEAKIVDFPLVPGRPVVK
- the gcvH gene encoding glycine cleavage system protein GcvH codes for the protein MYVSEIVVEVKKKKYIIKTDRKYTKTDEWAKLEDGKIREGITDYAQKELKDIVGIELPEVGKEVKKGEVIGVIESIKATADLYAAVSGKVVEVNEKLLDQPELLNTDPYGEGWILIIEPSDPKEYDELMTPEQYAEHIKKHAEEGH
- a CDS encoding ATP-NAD kinase family protein, translated to MGIRLGFIVNPIAGMGGRVGLKGTDGEAYRIALKKGAKPVSPERARVFLESLTLDDIALYVAPGPMGWDIVSKTRHRDKVVEVVGSITGSETSAEDTKRISREMLDKGIDLLVFVGGDGTARDVMDAIDQKIPVLGVPSGVKVYSGVFAVNPVAAAKIVEAFARGEATVVEEEVLDIDEEAFRRDELRIRLYGYMKTPVVRDLVQPGKQPSIDTADEEDNKKAIARAIVEEMEPDTLYILGPGTTVKAIADVLGVEKTVLGVDAVYNGKLVGKDLDEKSILKLLDEYPKAKIIVTPIGGQGFIFGRGNQQISPEVIKRIGGKKNIIVVATRRKLQNLKVLRVDTGDPVVDNMLRSYIRVVVDYNNIVMMKVV